The following are from one region of the Methanomassiliicoccales archaeon LGM-DZ1 genome:
- a CDS encoding ArsR family transcriptional regulator — protein MADMDTILSIVENPTRRKILQAVVREPHYPLQLSKELGISQQAVVKNLNLMEREGLVESYHQSSDRGPDRIFYRPSSEFSITIDMRNSMFEVRMIPTGNTKSQASKDKAPAQPAKTHDERRLESVRADISAIDRQLNEFDRKRCQLVQQRNDLIDSFLAETDIRNLDYEHRQLLYDMLNRPNWSAGDISRNLGFNESTVSEMISDIMKMVRME, from the coding sequence ATGGCCGACATGGACACCATCCTTTCCATCGTGGAGAACCCGACCCGGAGGAAGATACTTCAGGCTGTGGTCAGGGAACCCCATTACCCCCTGCAGCTTTCCAAAGAACTTGGAATAAGCCAGCAGGCGGTCGTGAAGAACCTCAACCTGATGGAGAGGGAAGGCCTCGTCGAGAGCTATCATCAGAGCAGCGACAGAGGGCCGGACAGGATCTTCTACAGACCCAGTTCGGAATTCAGCATCACCATAGACATGCGCAACAGCATGTTCGAGGTGAGGATGATCCCGACCGGGAACACGAAGAGCCAGGCATCAAAGGATAAGGCCCCTGCTCAGCCGGCGAAGACTCATGACGAGAGGCGCCTGGAATCGGTCCGTGCGGACATCTCGGCCATCGACAGGCAGCTCAACGAGTTCGACAGGAAAAGGTGCCAGCTGGTCCAGCAGAGGAACGACCTCATAGATTCGTTCCTGGCCGAGACCGACATACGGAACCTCGACTACGAGCACCGGCAGCTGCTCTACGATATGCTGAACAGGCCTAACTGGAGCGCCGGGGACATCTCCCGGAACCTCGGTTTCAATGAGAGCACAGTGTCCGAGATGATCTCGGACATCATGAAAATGGTAAGAATGGAGTGA
- a CDS encoding CDC48 family AAA ATPase, translating into MAANDRAIKVAELKPGEAGKGVARLDPALMGILGIKVGDIAIVTGTKRTAVKILRGAPEDENRGIIRLDGSTRRNAGVSIDERVDVKKAETKEAEKITFAPTDELRLQGGEEYLAQVLEGRAFAKGDVLSLNIMGNKMDLVVTSFGPAAEAALMGPSTKVKISDKPVSKESMDIPKVSYDDVGGLGPAIAQIREMIELPLKHPELFKRLGVEAPKGVLLHGPPGTGKTMLAKAVAGETSSNFISLSGPEIMSKFYGESEGKLREIFKNAEENAPSIIFIDEIDSIAPKRSEVQGEEERRIVAQLLTVMDGLNSRGKVVVIGATNRPNAIDEALRRPGRFDREIEIGVPDEHGRLEILQIHTRGMPLDKTVDLKEIAEKTHGYVGADLAALCREAAMAALRRVLPDVNVEEETIPTEVLNKINVTRDDFMNAMKGLQPSTMREVLIEKPNVRWEDIGALDDAKQELKEAVEWPLKYGKVFAHMNAKPPKGILLYGPPGTGKTMLAKAVATESEANFISVKGPEFLNKWVGESEKAVRETFRKARQASPCVIFMDEIDSIVPVRGTGGDSNVTERVVSQMLTEMDGLEPMNDVVVIAATNRPDMIDPALLRPGRFDKSIYVGPPDKASRKAIFGIHTRGKPLADDVDLDALAEQTEGCTGADIGAICNEAVMTAVRRLVSKGKEPTDDDIAACKVTQDDFVKAVGKFGPKAAERLKAYGDLGKVPRDRSPGE; encoded by the coding sequence ATGGCAGCTAACGACAGGGCGATCAAGGTCGCCGAGCTGAAGCCCGGTGAAGCGGGCAAAGGCGTCGCGCGGCTAGATCCGGCCCTGATGGGCATACTGGGCATCAAGGTCGGCGACATAGCCATCGTTACCGGAACGAAGAGGACGGCGGTGAAGATCCTCAGGGGAGCCCCCGAGGACGAGAACCGCGGCATCATCAGGCTGGACGGCTCGACCCGCAGGAACGCGGGCGTGTCGATCGACGAGAGGGTCGATGTCAAGAAGGCGGAGACCAAAGAGGCCGAGAAGATCACCTTCGCCCCCACCGACGAGCTCAGGCTCCAGGGCGGGGAGGAGTACCTTGCGCAGGTGCTCGAGGGCAGGGCGTTCGCCAAAGGCGATGTGCTGTCCCTGAACATCATGGGCAACAAGATGGACCTCGTGGTCACGTCCTTCGGCCCGGCCGCCGAGGCAGCCCTGATGGGCCCCTCGACCAAGGTGAAGATCAGCGACAAGCCGGTCTCCAAGGAGAGCATGGACATCCCGAAGGTGTCCTACGATGATGTCGGAGGCCTCGGCCCGGCCATCGCCCAGATAAGGGAGATGATCGAGCTGCCGCTCAAGCATCCTGAGCTCTTCAAGAGGCTGGGCGTCGAAGCGCCCAAAGGCGTGCTCCTGCACGGTCCGCCCGGAACCGGGAAGACCATGCTGGCAAAGGCAGTGGCCGGCGAGACGAGCTCCAACTTCATCTCGCTCAGCGGCCCTGAGATCATGAGCAAGTTCTACGGCGAGTCCGAGGGCAAGCTCAGGGAGATCTTCAAGAACGCCGAGGAGAACGCGCCGAGCATCATCTTCATCGATGAGATCGACTCGATCGCTCCGAAGAGGAGCGAGGTCCAGGGCGAGGAGGAGAGGCGTATAGTCGCCCAGCTCCTGACCGTCATGGACGGGCTGAACTCCCGCGGCAAGGTGGTGGTCATCGGTGCGACCAACAGGCCGAACGCGATCGACGAGGCGCTCAGGCGTCCCGGCAGGTTCGACCGTGAGATCGAGATCGGCGTGCCCGACGAGCACGGAAGGCTGGAGATCCTCCAGATCCATACCCGCGGCATGCCTCTCGACAAGACGGTCGACCTCAAGGAGATCGCCGAGAAGACCCACGGATACGTGGGCGCTGACCTGGCAGCGCTCTGCAGGGAGGCCGCCATGGCCGCCCTGAGGAGGGTGCTGCCCGACGTCAACGTCGAGGAGGAGACCATCCCCACCGAGGTGCTCAACAAGATCAACGTCACCCGCGACGACTTCATGAACGCGATGAAGGGCCTGCAGCCCTCCACCATGAGGGAGGTCCTCATCGAGAAGCCGAACGTGAGGTGGGAGGACATAGGAGCGCTGGATGACGCGAAGCAGGAGCTGAAGGAAGCGGTCGAATGGCCGCTGAAGTACGGCAAGGTGTTCGCTCACATGAACGCCAAGCCTCCGAAGGGCATCCTGCTCTACGGCCCGCCCGGCACCGGGAAGACCATGCTGGCAAAGGCCGTCGCCACCGAGTCCGAGGCGAACTTCATCTCCGTGAAGGGACCCGAGTTCCTCAACAAGTGGGTCGGCGAGTCCGAGAAGGCCGTGAGGGAGACGTTCAGGAAGGCCAGGCAGGCCTCCCCGTGCGTCATCTTCATGGACGAGATCGACTCGATCGTGCCCGTGAGAGGGACCGGAGGGGACTCGAACGTCACCGAGCGCGTGGTGTCCCAGATGCTGACCGAGATGGACGGGCTGGAACCGATGAACGACGTCGTCGTGATCGCCGCCACCAACAGGCCGGACATGATAGATCCGGCCCTGCTGAGGCCCGGCAGATTCGACAAGTCGATCTACGTCGGACCGCCCGACAAGGCCTCCAGGAAGGCCATCTTCGGCATCCACACCCGCGGCAAGCCCCTCGCCGACGACGTCGACCTCGACGCCCTGGCCGAGCAGACCGAAGGCTGCACCGGAGCCGATATCGGCGCGATCTGCAACGAGGCGGTCATGACCGCCGTGAGGCGCCTTGTCTCCAAGGGCAAGGAGCCGACCGACGATGACATCGCCGCCTGCAAGGTCACGCAGGACGACTTCGTCAAGGCCGTCGGGAAGTTCGGCCCCAAGGCGGCCGAGCGCCTGAAGGCGTACGGCGACCTCGGGAAGGTCCCCCGGGACCGATCCCCGGGCGAATAA
- a CDS encoding Hsp20/alpha crystallin family protein → MTDYDDSMNDMWADFGRLFENDFEDMNRRLNRMFDSLKSAPGVKTYGYTMYQGPDGVPHYQEFGNTSGDRGLIGSTPFGMIAEPLTDVVEDNGVVRATAEIPGVDKKDIKLDGTANSLTISVDTPKRKFTKTLAMPCDVDIASAKATYNNGILEVELKPVKPAEITRHIEVQ, encoded by the coding sequence ATGACAGACTATGATGACAGTATGAATGACATGTGGGCTGACTTCGGCCGCCTCTTCGAGAACGACTTCGAGGACATGAACAGAAGGCTCAACAGGATGTTCGACTCCCTGAAGAGCGCCCCCGGCGTCAAGACCTACGGGTACACGATGTACCAGGGGCCCGACGGGGTGCCCCACTACCAGGAGTTCGGCAACACCTCCGGGGACCGCGGGCTGATCGGCAGCACGCCCTTCGGAATGATAGCCGAGCCTCTCACCGACGTCGTAGAGGACAACGGGGTGGTACGCGCCACTGCGGAGATCCCCGGCGTCGACAAGAAGGACATCAAGCTCGACGGGACCGCGAACAGCCTGACTATATCGGTGGACACCCCCAAGAGGAAGTTCACCAAGACCCTCGCCATGCCGTGCGACGTGGACATCGCGTCCGCGAAGGCGACGTACAACAACGGCATCCTGGAGGTCGAGCTCAAGCCGGTGAAGCCGGCGGAGATCACGCGGCATATCGAAGTCCAGTGA
- a CDS encoding transcriptional regulator, with protein sequence MNREDMINTTRAILAKAGFDVSSAISIRSICFDVVGRRGSTLLIIKVLSNVDAFSRENANEMKIMSNALDASPMIIGETSSSGKLEKGIIYTRFKIPIISNETLADQLLEEVPPFIFAAPGGLYVKIDSDTLRELREERGISLGTLAETAGVSRRTIQMYENGMGAMIDAALRLEEFLGTDIIEPLDPFTYAKDEKVEAKEVKGAGSKTGSDQLDRLVNIGFSITPIVRGPFDAITRDSDSNTVLLTGVGDEESKLIQKALIVSELSNLSHRHSVVIVRKKPEHERIRSTALVTDDELKKIDDKDQLTDIVLSRSTKK encoded by the coding sequence ATGAACAGAGAGGACATGATCAACACGACGCGCGCCATCCTGGCGAAGGCCGGGTTCGACGTGTCGTCCGCAATCAGCATCAGGAGCATCTGCTTCGACGTAGTCGGACGCAGGGGCAGCACCCTCCTGATCATCAAGGTCCTCAGCAACGTCGACGCGTTCTCCCGCGAGAACGCGAACGAGATGAAGATCATGTCGAACGCTCTCGACGCCTCCCCCATGATCATCGGGGAGACCTCCAGCTCGGGGAAGCTGGAGAAGGGCATCATCTACACGAGGTTCAAGATCCCCATCATCTCCAACGAGACCCTCGCGGACCAGCTCCTCGAGGAGGTGCCCCCGTTTATATTCGCCGCCCCCGGCGGGCTGTACGTGAAGATAGACAGCGACACCCTGAGGGAGCTGCGCGAGGAGCGGGGCATATCCCTGGGGACCCTGGCCGAGACCGCCGGAGTGTCCAGGCGCACGATCCAGATGTACGAGAACGGGATGGGCGCCATGATCGATGCGGCCCTCCGCCTGGAGGAGTTCCTCGGCACCGACATCATCGAGCCTCTGGACCCCTTCACCTACGCCAAGGACGAGAAGGTCGAGGCCAAGGAGGTCAAGGGGGCCGGCAGCAAGACCGGTTCCGACCAGCTCGACCGGCTCGTCAACATCGGGTTCTCCATCACCCCGATCGTCAGGGGGCCGTTCGATGCCATCACCCGCGACTCGGACAGCAACACCGTCCTCCTCACGGGCGTCGGCGACGAAGAGAGCAAGCTGATCCAGAAGGCCCTTATCGTGTCGGAGCTCTCGAACCTCTCGCACAGGCATTCGGTCGTCATCGTCCGCAAGAAGCCGGAGCACGAGAGGATCCGCAGCACCGCCCTGGTCACCGACGACGAGCTCAAGAAGATAGACGACAAGGACCAGCTGACCGACATCGTCCTCAGCCGGAGCACCAAGAAATGA
- a CDS encoding CPBP family glutamic-type intramembrane protease, protein MEQNNCRYCNYYASKGAKYCPRCGRDLSGMSISGCPRCADQAAAGARYCRYCGNYLGEGRTQPYPSGMQDGPEHPFMRSTVTAVTLLFILLCTASLIVYTVHVGDVLGIADRYSYSIYVPLGLVNAFSIPLRGNAFRAYILIAYVLFALFLVYAVISYQRTAGKYGTSSDRTEHSGLSAAASCLSVSLFLSIVYLLLMSSAGADADSSWMDDFRVWDLNALLFMAGLNEELAFRLVWIGIPMALLGFLWKKDRRSLQYLMGGFGMSKAALAFIIISSTIFGLAHYDGWGWVKIIDAAAGGIIFGYLYTEYGLYASVLAHFLNDTVTVFAGGVLGELALMAAGAVILVYWLVKPNRELLDLKGMPDMTESLPPMKDQWGRH, encoded by the coding sequence ATGGAGCAAAATAACTGCAGATACTGCAATTATTATGCGTCCAAAGGCGCTAAATACTGCCCGAGATGCGGGAGGGACCTTTCCGGCATGAGCATTTCCGGGTGTCCCAGATGCGCCGATCAGGCCGCGGCGGGCGCCAGGTACTGCAGGTACTGCGGGAACTACCTCGGAGAAGGAAGAACACAGCCGTACCCGTCCGGGATGCAGGATGGGCCGGAGCACCCGTTCATGAGGAGCACCGTCACCGCGGTGACCCTCCTTTTCATCCTGCTCTGCACGGCGTCCCTGATCGTCTACACCGTCCACGTAGGAGACGTCCTGGGCATAGCCGACCGCTACTCGTACAGCATCTACGTCCCCCTCGGCCTCGTGAATGCCTTCTCGATCCCCCTCAGAGGGAACGCCTTCAGGGCGTACATCCTGATCGCCTACGTCTTATTCGCCCTGTTCCTGGTATATGCGGTCATATCCTATCAGAGGACGGCCGGGAAGTACGGCACGTCGTCCGACCGCACGGAGCACAGCGGGCTCTCGGCCGCCGCTTCCTGCCTGAGTGTCTCCCTCTTCCTGTCGATAGTGTACCTCTTGCTCATGTCCTCGGCGGGAGCGGACGCAGACTCGTCATGGATGGACGATTTCCGCGTCTGGGACCTCAACGCCCTGCTGTTCATGGCCGGACTGAACGAGGAACTGGCGTTCAGGCTCGTATGGATCGGGATCCCGATGGCGCTGCTCGGGTTCCTGTGGAAGAAGGACCGTCGTTCCCTGCAGTACCTCATGGGCGGGTTCGGCATGTCCAAGGCGGCCCTGGCATTCATCATAATATCATCGACCATATTCGGTCTGGCACATTACGACGGATGGGGCTGGGTGAAGATCATCGATGCCGCGGCCGGCGGGATCATCTTCGGATATCTGTACACGGAATACGGCCTTTATGCAAGCGTGCTCGCCCATTTCCTGAACGATACGGTCACCGTCTTCGCCGGGGGCGTCCTCGGGGAACTGGCACTCATGGCGGCAGGGGCCGTCATCCTCGTCTACTGGCTCGTGAAGCCGAACAGGGAACTGCTCGACCTGAAGGGCATGCCGGACATGACGGAGAGCCTTCCCCCGATGAAGGACCAATGGGGAAGGCACTGA
- a CDS encoding sugar phosphate isomerase/epimerase — protein sequence MTFTVHSAIADTNAAALNDRMREASCMEFMSEMEAAVEFGAQCITVHPGIVNLAMTDMREKSIRASKDTMRLLDRAQTEYGVRLAIENMPDLPVMLGVKASELEDIVAGTDLGICLDVGHANTSGQLDAMIDAFRDRIVNVHIHDNNGKRDEHLTIGDGSIDFPAVMKKLSFYKGRYIIESRNLESAVESQKRLRDMITKAF from the coding sequence ATGACCTTCACTGTTCACTCGGCGATAGCGGATACCAACGCCGCCGCCCTCAACGACCGCATGAGGGAAGCATCATGCATGGAGTTCATGTCGGAGATGGAGGCCGCCGTGGAGTTCGGGGCCCAATGCATAACCGTCCATCCGGGGATCGTCAACCTCGCCATGACGGACATGCGCGAGAAATCGATCCGGGCGTCCAAGGACACCATGCGCCTCCTCGACCGCGCCCAGACAGAGTACGGCGTGCGCCTGGCCATCGAGAACATGCCGGATTTACCGGTTATGCTGGGCGTAAAGGCGTCGGAACTCGAGGATATCGTGGCCGGGACGGACCTGGGGATATGCCTGGACGTCGGGCATGCCAATACCTCGGGCCAGCTGGACGCCATGATCGATGCCTTCAGGGACAGGATAGTCAATGTCCACATTCATGACAACAACGGGAAGAGGGACGAGCACCTCACCATCGGCGACGGTTCCATCGATTTCCCGGCGGTCATGAAGAAGCTGTCGTTCTACAAGGGAAGGTACATCATCGAGTCCAGGAACCTGGAGTCGGCCGTGGAGTCCCAGAAGCGCCTCAGGGACATGATCACCAAGGCGTTCTGA